A window from Deinococcus misasensis DSM 22328 encodes these proteins:
- the secE gene encoding preprotein translocase subunit SecE, whose amino-acid sequence MQGIVRYFQEAREELKKVNWPTRVQVLEGTQTVFIFVIFMTLIIWGMDRLFHTGLGALLK is encoded by the coding sequence ATGCAAGGGATCGTTCGGTACTTCCAGGAAGCTCGCGAAGAGCTGAAAAAAGTGAACTGGCCCACGCGTGTCCAGGTGCTTGAGGGTACCCAAACGGTCTTCATCTTCGTGATTTTCATGACCCTGATCATCTGGGGCATGGACCGTCTCTTCCACACTGGTCTGGGAGCCTTGCTGAAATGA
- the rpmG gene encoding 50S ribosomal protein L33, with amino-acid sequence MAKEGPRIKIKLESTAGTGFYYTTTKNRRNTQAKLELKKYDPVAKKHVAFKEKKI; translated from the coding sequence ATGGCCAAAGAAGGTCCACGCATCAAGATCAAACTGGAGTCCACTGCCGGCACCGGGTTCTACTACACCACCACCAAGAACCGCCGCAACACCCAGGCCAAACTTGAGCTCAAAAAATACGATCCCGTCGCCAAGAAACACGTCGCCTTCAAAGAGAAGAAGATCTGA